Proteins from a genomic interval of Rubinisphaera italica:
- a CDS encoding phosphoglycerate kinase, translating into MAKKTIEDVDVSGKTVLMRVDFNVPLDDSQNITDDRRIVMALDSIKSVLDRGGKLILMSHLGRPEGNGSPEDQKYSLKPVADRLGEILGTPVVFSTDTVGSYADSKVSALEPGMTLVLENLRFNKGEKKGDADFAAKLASYADIYCNDAFGTCHRKDASMVGVPKAMGSKPKVVGFLVNKEIKYLTETISNPQRPFVAILGGAKVSDKIKVIDNLLSICDKVLIGGAMAYTFSLAQGGKVGGSLVEKDKVDLAKELMEKGEGVLMLPVDTHCGDDFSSSCNKLVVNAGEIPDGYEGLDIGPETAKLYAETVKSAKTIVWNGPMGVFEMPPFDEGTKAVAQAIADGDGVSIIGGGDSAAAVQQLGFADQVSHVSTGGGASLAMLEGQTFAAVEVLDEK; encoded by the coding sequence ATGGCTAAGAAAACAATTGAAGATGTCGATGTCTCCGGCAAAACTGTGCTGATGCGAGTGGACTTCAATGTCCCGCTGGATGACTCACAGAACATTACTGATGATCGGCGAATTGTGATGGCACTCGATTCCATCAAATCGGTTCTGGATCGTGGTGGCAAACTGATTCTGATGAGCCACCTGGGACGTCCGGAAGGGAATGGATCTCCAGAAGATCAGAAATATAGCTTGAAACCGGTTGCTGATCGTCTCGGGGAAATTCTCGGTACTCCTGTTGTATTTTCAACAGACACTGTCGGTTCCTATGCCGATTCTAAAGTTTCTGCACTGGAACCGGGAATGACTCTGGTTCTGGAAAATCTGCGATTTAACAAGGGCGAGAAAAAGGGAGATGCCGATTTTGCTGCCAAACTGGCCAGCTATGCAGACATTTACTGCAACGACGCCTTCGGCACCTGCCATCGTAAAGATGCTTCAATGGTTGGCGTTCCTAAAGCAATGGGAAGTAAGCCGAAAGTTGTTGGCTTCCTGGTGAATAAAGAGATCAAGTACCTGACTGAGACCATCAGCAATCCTCAACGCCCATTCGTCGCGATTCTGGGCGGCGCTAAGGTCTCCGACAAAATCAAAGTCATCGACAATCTGCTTTCGATTTGCGACAAAGTTCTGATTGGCGGAGCGATGGCTTATACATTCTCACTGGCCCAGGGCGGAAAAGTTGGTGGAAGTCTTGTCGAGAAAGACAAGGTCGATCTTGCTAAAGAGTTGATGGAAAAAGGCGAAGGCGTGTTGATGCTGCCAGTCGATACTCATTGTGGTGATGATTTCAGCTCCAGTTGCAACAAGCTGGTTGTCAATGCGGGAGAAATTCCGGATGGATACGAAGGTCTGGATATTGGTCCTGAAACGGCCAAGCTGTATGCAGAGACTGTGAAATCAGCCAAGACGATTGTCTGGAACGGTCCAATGGGCGTATTTGAAATGCCTCCTTTCGATGAAGGAACCAAGGCCGTCGCTCAGGCGATTGCCGATGGCGATGGAGTCAGTATTATCGGAGGCGGTGACAGTGCAGCTGCGGTTCAGCAACTCGGATTTGCTGATCAGGTCTCTCATGTGAGCACAGGCGGCGGAGCCTCTTTGGCAATGCTCGAAGGTCAGACTTTTGCAGCCGTTGAAGTTCTCGATGAGAAATAA
- the coaE gene encoding dephospho-CoA kinase (Dephospho-CoA kinase (CoaE) performs the final step in coenzyme A biosynthesis.) has translation MPQTDSRFAVLGFAGGVGSGKSTLSRMLAEKLSIPRIDGDELGHQVLKLNTVRDQLTTIFGSEILNQQGEVDRPTLGKKVWGEDNTAIQNRKQLEIIVHPEIKNLMQQQIDSAREQGVRGVLLDAAVMLETGWGNVCDKIVFIETSQNQRLQNVTESRNWTLEQLQKREQSQWSLEDKKSHCDVTIDNSGPLNNSFQQLLNYVERTFGWL, from the coding sequence ATGCCTCAGACCGATTCCCGATTTGCAGTGTTAGGTTTTGCGGGAGGTGTTGGCTCGGGAAAAAGTACACTCAGTCGGATGTTGGCTGAAAAATTATCGATCCCCCGTATCGATGGAGACGAACTTGGGCACCAGGTTTTGAAACTTAATACGGTTCGAGATCAACTGACAACGATCTTTGGATCAGAAATTTTGAATCAACAGGGAGAAGTCGATCGCCCGACCCTCGGTAAAAAAGTGTGGGGAGAAGACAATACAGCGATACAAAATAGAAAACAGCTGGAAATCATTGTTCATCCCGAGATTAAGAATCTGATGCAGCAACAAATTGACTCTGCTCGAGAACAGGGAGTCAGAGGTGTCCTTCTGGATGCAGCTGTCATGCTCGAAACGGGTTGGGGAAATGTTTGCGACAAAATCGTTTTTATTGAGACCTCTCAGAATCAGCGGCTGCAAAATGTGACGGAATCACGCAACTGGACATTGGAGCAACTGCAGAAACGGGAACAGAGTCAATGGAGTCTGGAAGACAAGAAAAGTCACTGTGATGTCACAATCGATAATTCTGGACCTTTAAATAATTCATTTCAACAACTTTTAAACTACGTAGAACGCACATTCGGATGGTTATAG
- the rho gene encoding transcription termination factor Rho — translation MATETRQETSSSRTSRSKSNNDTDKAFESLDANEVNIAELQRLTMKDLLELARSEKLSDYTGLKKQDLIFKILKERTKMNGLMFGEGTLEILPDGFGFLRSPDYHYLPCPDDIYVSPSQIRRFGLRNGATVAGQIRPPKENERYFALLRVEAINGQDPNLLSDKVFFDDLTPLHPETRLRLSADPNDLSSRIVDIVAPIGMGQRGLIVSPPRAGKTILLQNLAKSVIRNHPDAYVIMLLIDERPEEVTDMERQVKGPQCEVVSSTFDEPPSRHIQVSEMVIEKAKRMVEYGQDVIIFLDSITRLARAWNTEVPHSGKILTGGVDANALQHPKRFFGAARNVEEGGSLTIIATALVDTGSKMDDVIFEEFKGTGNTELHLDRRMVEKRIWPAIDVNKSGTRREELLMDEEELRRVWILRRVLNDMNPVEAMDLLVNRMRRTKTNEEFLKSMNLS, via the coding sequence ATGGCTACTGAAACCCGACAGGAAACATCTTCCTCACGCACTTCCCGTTCGAAATCGAACAACGATACCGATAAAGCTTTTGAATCGCTCGATGCGAATGAAGTGAATATCGCGGAATTGCAGCGTCTGACGATGAAAGATCTGCTGGAACTGGCCCGCAGCGAAAAGCTTTCCGATTACACCGGGTTGAAGAAGCAGGATCTGATTTTCAAAATCCTCAAAGAGCGGACCAAAATGAATGGTCTGATGTTTGGGGAAGGGACCCTCGAAATTCTGCCGGATGGTTTCGGCTTCCTGCGAAGTCCAGACTATCACTATCTGCCCTGCCCCGACGATATTTACGTTTCGCCCAGTCAGATTCGTCGTTTCGGCCTGCGAAATGGAGCGACGGTAGCCGGTCAGATTCGTCCACCTAAAGAAAATGAACGTTATTTTGCTCTGCTCCGCGTTGAAGCGATCAACGGACAGGATCCGAATCTGCTGTCTGACAAAGTCTTCTTTGATGATTTAACACCACTGCATCCGGAAACTCGTCTGCGACTTTCTGCTGATCCAAATGACTTGAGTTCACGGATTGTTGATATCGTTGCTCCAATTGGAATGGGTCAACGCGGGTTGATTGTTTCTCCACCACGAGCAGGTAAAACGATTCTGTTGCAGAATCTGGCAAAGTCAGTCATTAGAAATCATCCCGATGCCTACGTGATTATGCTGTTGATTGACGAGCGTCCGGAAGAAGTGACGGACATGGAACGTCAGGTCAAAGGCCCTCAATGCGAGGTTGTGAGCAGTACATTTGATGAGCCGCCGAGCCGACATATCCAAGTTTCGGAAATGGTCATTGAAAAAGCCAAACGGATGGTAGAGTACGGTCAGGATGTCATTATCTTCCTCGATTCAATCACTCGTCTGGCTCGTGCCTGGAATACCGAAGTTCCTCACTCTGGAAAAATTCTGACAGGTGGTGTTGATGCCAACGCGCTGCAGCATCCGAAACGTTTCTTCGGAGCTGCCCGAAATGTGGAAGAAGGCGGCAGCCTGACCATCATCGCAACCGCTTTGGTCGATACCGGCAGCAAAATGGACGACGTAATTTTCGAAGAGTTCAAAGGGACTGGTAACACAGAATTGCATCTGGATCGACGGATGGTTGAGAAACGAATCTGGCCTGCGATTGATGTTAACAAATCGGGAACTCGCCGCGAAGAATTGCTGATGGACGAAGAAGAACTGCGACGCGTCTGGATTCTGCGTCGTGTTCTCAACGATATGAATCCTGTCGAAGCGATGGATTTGCTCGTCAATCGCATGAGACGAACCAAAACCAACGAAGAATTTCTCAAAAGTATGAACTTGAGCTAG
- the ribH gene encoding 6,7-dimethyl-8-ribityllumazine synthase — protein MTHTISGQMLSESGNFAIVVARWNELVTGRLLSAAIDTFRRHGVAEDRITVIHVPGSFEIPLAAETAASSGKYVAVCCLGAVVQGETQHHDYINHAVAQGLMTAMQRTGVPIAFGILTCENLDQALNRAGGKAGNKGEEAALAAIEMTSLLTKIPGPTDG, from the coding sequence ATGACGCACACGATTTCTGGACAGATGCTTTCCGAGAGTGGCAACTTTGCCATTGTTGTGGCCCGCTGGAACGAACTGGTCACCGGCCGATTACTTTCTGCTGCCATCGATACCTTTCGTCGTCACGGCGTGGCTGAAGATCGTATTACAGTGATCCATGTGCCAGGATCCTTTGAAATTCCATTGGCCGCCGAAACAGCCGCTTCGTCTGGAAAATATGTGGCTGTCTGTTGCCTGGGAGCCGTCGTGCAGGGAGAAACCCAGCATCACGATTACATCAATCATGCGGTCGCTCAGGGGTTAATGACTGCGATGCAGCGGACAGGTGTTCCAATTGCCTTTGGGATTCTGACTTGCGAAAATCTGGATCAGGCTCTCAATCGAGCTGGCGGAAAAGCAGGCAACAAAGGGGAAGAAGCCGCCCTGGCCGCCATCGAAATGACGAGCCTGCTGACGAAAATCCCAGGCCCCACTGACGGTTAA
- the nusB gene encoding transcription antitermination factor NusB — MSKRSKARELALQMLFLVDMNPDVDGDAILHMIQDRIDDPEVSRFSWQLFSGTQSHTEEIDAAITAVAKNWSIKRMAPTDRNLLRLGCFELQHLDTPSSVVINEAIDLAKKFGAENSASFVNGILDQLKTSDQAKN; from the coding sequence ATGTCGAAACGCTCCAAAGCCCGTGAATTAGCACTGCAAATGTTGTTTCTTGTCGACATGAATCCCGATGTCGACGGCGACGCGATTCTGCACATGATTCAGGATCGGATTGACGATCCCGAGGTTTCCCGCTTCAGCTGGCAGCTCTTTTCAGGCACGCAATCCCATACCGAAGAAATCGATGCGGCAATTACCGCTGTTGCAAAAAACTGGTCCATCAAGCGGATGGCTCCGACAGATCGAAATCTGCTGCGACTGGGTTGTTTCGAACTCCAGCATCTCGATACACCGTCCTCGGTGGTCATCAACGAAGCGATCGATCTGGCCAAAAAGTTCGGAGCCGAAAATTCCGCCTCCTTTGTGAACGGAATTCTGGACCAACTCAAGACGTCCGATCAGGCCAAGAATTGA
- the smpB gene encoding SsrA-binding protein SmpB — protein MATKKKKTPKGDPNSQTAAVNRKARHDYEILDELECGIVLHGSEVKSIRDGQISLEESYAHIRDGELWLMGCHIGEYPQANVMNHIPRRHRKLLLHKKEFRKFAETATQKGLTLIPLSAYFVRGIVKINIGVARGRKLYDKRQKLKKDDVQREIKAAMSPKFQR, from the coding sequence ATGGCGACTAAGAAAAAGAAAACGCCAAAAGGAGATCCGAATTCACAGACGGCAGCCGTCAATCGCAAAGCCCGGCACGACTATGAAATTCTGGACGAACTCGAATGTGGCATCGTTCTCCACGGCAGTGAAGTCAAAAGCATCCGTGATGGTCAGATTTCGCTGGAGGAAAGCTACGCGCACATCAGAGATGGGGAACTCTGGTTGATGGGCTGTCATATTGGCGAATATCCACAGGCAAATGTGATGAATCACATCCCTCGACGCCATCGGAAATTGCTGCTCCACAAAAAAGAATTTCGCAAGTTTGCCGAGACAGCGACCCAGAAGGGACTGACGCTCATTCCGCTCTCGGCTTACTTCGTTCGCGGCATTGTCAAAATTAACATCGGAGTCGCCCGCGGTCGCAAACTTTACGACAAGCGCCAAAAGCTCAAAAAAGACGACGTCCAGCGGGAAATCAAAGCGGCGATGTCACCTAAGTTTCAACGATAG
- the aroE gene encoding shikimate dehydrogenase: MAELNFKQELTSVFGQPVAENPTQAMIEAAYRHHNLDWRYLTIEVAPEDLPAAVQGMRAMNFRGGNLTIPHKVAVIPLLDGLSEAASLMGAVNCIVRDGDKLIGENTDGKGFVESLRGVTDPSGKRVVILGAGGAARAIAVELALAGASNFTIVNRSASRGESLVELLNTKVRELADVHAEFVNWEGDYDIPEGTDIVINATSIGLFPDVDARIALNTTTLSPNMVVADVIPNPPETRLVRDARKAGCHVLDGLGMLVNQGVIGFKLWTGVDPDAGVMRKALEDVFGA, encoded by the coding sequence ATGGCTGAGCTGAATTTCAAGCAGGAATTGACGAGTGTTTTCGGGCAACCGGTGGCCGAGAATCCGACGCAGGCGATGATTGAAGCCGCTTATCGCCATCACAATCTCGACTGGCGATACCTGACGATAGAAGTCGCTCCCGAGGATTTGCCAGCTGCGGTTCAGGGGATGCGGGCGATGAATTTTCGGGGCGGCAATTTGACGATTCCGCATAAAGTCGCCGTCATTCCGCTGCTCGATGGACTTTCCGAAGCGGCCAGCCTGATGGGAGCCGTTAATTGTATCGTGCGGGACGGCGACAAACTGATCGGCGAAAACACCGACGGCAAAGGCTTCGTTGAATCCCTCCGCGGGGTGACTGATCCGTCCGGAAAACGAGTTGTCATATTGGGAGCCGGCGGGGCCGCTCGCGCAATTGCTGTTGAACTTGCCCTGGCAGGGGCCTCAAACTTCACCATCGTGAATCGCTCTGCCAGTCGAGGAGAATCGCTCGTTGAACTGCTCAACACCAAGGTTCGTGAACTTGCAGATGTGCATGCAGAATTCGTCAACTGGGAGGGCGACTACGATATTCCTGAGGGAACCGATATCGTCATCAATGCAACGTCCATCGGCCTGTTTCCCGATGTCGATGCCCGCATCGCTCTCAACACAACGACACTCAGCCCGAACATGGTCGTAGCCGATGTCATCCCCAATCCCCCTGAAACCCGCCTCGTACGAGACGCACGTAAAGCCGGCTGCCACGTCCTCGACGGTCTTGGCATGCTCGTCAACCAAGGCGTCATCGGCTTCAAACTCTGGACGGGAGTTGATCCTGATGCGGGTGTGATGCGAAAGGCGTTAGAGGATGTTTTTGGAGCATGA
- a CDS encoding ATP-dependent nuclease, translated as MVADNVLKRIVFKKYKALRNFRLDIRSMNVLVGPNNCGKSTVLSALRVLAAGLSKARSRNPEVLDSSKGPSRGYQLANADLPIITGNIHTDLQDTDTSIEFEFQNSTSIEIEFPESGGCMMFARNCDKIPTSVSAFKKAFPFVVDHIPTLGPLDPEERPLEKVTVRRNLNSHRASANFRNYWYHHGKDFALFANKLHETWPSMEIEFPYLDFGSHASAIFMTCKENRMSREVFWAGFGFQVWCQLLTHLIRTRNSDLVVVDEPEIYLHADLQRQLIHILREMGPNFVIATHSSEILSETEPNEVVIIDKESSSGRRIRKAAQVQDALDVLGSGHNLILARIARSKRVCFVEGTDSRMLRMFARTLSKNELASSDQIIFIPIGGFSGWPRIDAYKWAFEQSVGEKMIFGVVLDRDFRSNEEIQEIENQLSDKLNFVHIHKRKEIENYFLVPSVLKRFVDKISGNEDDFLKIIDSLSNEVRSDLMAKYSACHSTYFQKSGIDPVTSITESNKRFESMWNTLETRMNIVSGKKFLSIVNREIQNKHNKTISPSKIINSMKLHEIPEDMVLLINKLEEFRTSAHLKKRMK; from the coding sequence ATGGTAGCTGACAATGTGCTTAAACGTATTGTCTTCAAAAAGTACAAAGCACTTAGGAATTTCCGCTTAGACATACGTTCAATGAATGTATTAGTTGGGCCAAATAACTGTGGTAAATCCACTGTATTATCTGCATTACGAGTTCTGGCCGCTGGACTCTCAAAAGCACGAAGTAGAAATCCAGAAGTTTTAGATAGTTCAAAGGGGCCTTCTCGAGGGTATCAGTTGGCGAATGCCGATCTTCCAATTATTACAGGCAATATTCACACAGATTTACAAGACACAGACACTTCAATTGAATTTGAATTTCAGAACTCAACATCAATTGAAATTGAGTTCCCAGAGAGTGGCGGTTGTATGATGTTTGCAAGAAATTGTGACAAAATCCCTACATCCGTATCAGCATTCAAGAAAGCTTTCCCCTTTGTAGTTGATCATATCCCAACTCTTGGACCACTAGATCCAGAAGAACGCCCATTGGAGAAAGTTACAGTACGTCGCAATTTAAATTCTCACCGAGCTTCTGCTAATTTCCGTAACTATTGGTATCACCATGGAAAAGACTTCGCACTGTTTGCAAATAAATTGCATGAGACATGGCCATCGATGGAAATTGAATTTCCATATCTAGATTTTGGCAGTCACGCTTCTGCAATATTCATGACCTGTAAAGAGAATCGAATGTCAAGAGAAGTTTTCTGGGCAGGATTTGGATTTCAAGTATGGTGTCAGCTATTAACTCATCTCATTAGAACTAGAAATTCTGATTTAGTGGTAGTTGATGAGCCAGAAATTTATCTGCATGCAGATCTCCAACGACAATTAATTCATATTTTAAGAGAAATGGGGCCTAACTTTGTCATTGCTACTCATTCAAGCGAAATTCTATCTGAAACTGAACCAAATGAAGTAGTAATCATAGATAAAGAATCGAGTTCCGGTAGGAGAATAAGAAAGGCAGCTCAAGTTCAGGATGCATTGGATGTTTTGGGTTCTGGACATAATTTAATACTAGCAAGAATCGCTCGAAGTAAAAGAGTCTGCTTTGTAGAGGGTACCGATAGCAGAATGCTGAGAATGTTTGCCCGAACATTGTCAAAAAATGAACTGGCCAGTAGCGATCAAATTATTTTCATCCCAATAGGTGGATTTAGTGGATGGCCTCGTATAGATGCTTATAAATGGGCGTTTGAGCAATCTGTGGGAGAGAAGATGATATTTGGTGTTGTATTAGATCGTGATTTTAGAAGTAATGAAGAAATTCAAGAAATCGAAAATCAGCTAAGCGACAAGCTCAATTTCGTGCATATACATAAAAGGAAGGAAATAGAAAATTATTTTCTTGTGCCATCTGTATTAAAGAGATTCGTAGATAAAATCTCTGGAAATGAAGATGATTTTCTCAAAATAATTGACAGTTTGTCAAATGAAGTTCGTTCTGACTTAATGGCTAAATATTCTGCATGTCATAGTACATATTTTCAGAAATCTGGTATTGATCCGGTTACATCAATTACCGAATCGAACAAGAGATTTGAAAGCATGTGGAACACATTAGAAACACGAATGAATATAGTATCGGGGAAGAAGTTTTTATCTATTGTAAATCGTGAAATCCAGAATAAGCATAATAAAACAATTAGTCCATCAAAGATAATTAACTCTATGAAACTTCACGAAATCCCGGAAGATATGGTTTTGTTGATTAACAAACTTGAAGAATTCCGAACTTCTGCACACTTAAAAAAGAGAATGAAATAG
- a CDS encoding carboxypeptidase M32, translating to MNERYEQLVSQLHKLALLGSTGSVLGWEQETYMPEGGAELRSQQLSLLAGMAHQAATSSQLGEILDELSTEKFDDPHCPEAVNIRQAKREFEQATKLPQRLVEEMTRVTALSQQKWSRAKKANDFKSFEPWLQQVIDLKREEAQCLRNGDGPLYDALLDRYEPEMTTAQVQETFQPLREKLVPLVAEIAEASNRPDASIVSRNFPAEEQKKFAAEAAKAIGFDFERGRIDESAHPFCSGFGPGDCRLTTRYDENFFNMAFFGTLHEAGHGLYEQGLNPEAFGLGMGSSVSLGIHESQSRMWENLVGRSHAFWKHFYPQAQAHFPTALKDVSLDDFYRSINVVEPSFIRVEADEVTYNLHIMLRFELEQMLISGELNAAEVPDVWNEKFETYLGITPPDDTHGCLQDVHWSAGLIGYFPTYALGNVYASQFYAAAGDQLGDLSLQFKQGKFDTLKTWLNKNIHERGQQYPAAELVKVVTENEFDAQPLVDHLTTKFRAVYVLG from the coding sequence ATGAACGAACGTTACGAACAACTTGTCAGTCAATTGCACAAACTCGCACTCCTCGGCTCCACAGGCAGCGTCCTAGGTTGGGAGCAGGAAACTTATATGCCTGAAGGCGGGGCGGAACTGCGGTCGCAACAGCTCAGTCTGCTTGCCGGCATGGCTCATCAGGCGGCGACCTCTTCGCAACTGGGCGAGATTCTCGACGAACTCTCCACGGAAAAGTTTGACGATCCGCACTGCCCAGAAGCAGTCAACATTCGGCAGGCCAAACGGGAATTTGAACAAGCCACCAAACTCCCACAACGACTCGTCGAAGAGATGACCCGTGTAACTGCCTTGTCTCAACAAAAGTGGAGTCGTGCTAAGAAAGCCAACGATTTCAAATCCTTCGAGCCTTGGCTGCAGCAGGTCATCGATCTAAAACGGGAAGAAGCCCAGTGCCTGCGAAATGGCGATGGTCCACTCTACGATGCCTTGCTCGATCGCTACGAACCGGAAATGACGACCGCTCAGGTGCAGGAAACGTTCCAGCCGTTGCGGGAAAAGCTTGTTCCACTGGTTGCTGAAATTGCTGAGGCTTCCAATCGTCCCGATGCCTCCATAGTCTCTCGCAACTTCCCCGCTGAAGAGCAGAAGAAGTTTGCAGCCGAGGCTGCTAAGGCAATTGGCTTTGATTTCGAACGTGGCCGCATCGATGAATCTGCTCATCCTTTCTGCAGCGGTTTTGGCCCTGGCGATTGTCGTTTAACGACCCGTTACGATGAAAACTTCTTCAACATGGCCTTCTTCGGCACCTTGCATGAAGCTGGTCATGGTCTGTATGAACAAGGCTTGAATCCAGAAGCCTTCGGCTTGGGAATGGGTTCATCTGTCTCGCTCGGAATCCACGAGTCGCAGTCCCGTATGTGGGAAAATCTGGTCGGACGCTCGCACGCCTTCTGGAAACATTTCTACCCCCAGGCTCAGGCTCACTTCCCGACCGCCTTGAAGGATGTGTCGCTCGATGACTTCTATCGGTCGATCAATGTCGTCGAGCCCTCTTTCATTCGTGTTGAAGCCGATGAGGTCACTTACAACCTGCATATCATGCTGCGATTTGAATTGGAGCAGATGCTGATCAGCGGGGAATTGAACGCCGCTGAGGTGCCGGACGTCTGGAACGAGAAGTTCGAAACCTACCTCGGCATCACCCCTCCCGATGACACTCACGGCTGCCTGCAAGATGTGCACTGGTCAGCCGGTCTGATTGGCTACTTCCCAACCTACGCCCTGGGCAACGTCTACGCCTCCCAATTCTACGCCGCAGCCGGAGACCAACTCGGAGACCTCTCCCTCCAGTTCAAACAGGGTAAGTTCGACACACTGAAAACCTGGCTCAACAAAAACATCCACGAACGAGGCCAGCAATACCCGGCCGCCGAACTCGTCAAAGTCGTCACCGAAAACGAATTCGACGCTCAACCGCTGGTGGATCATTTAACGACGAAGTTTCGAGCGGTTTATGTGCTCGGTTGA
- a CDS encoding sugar phosphate isomerase/epimerase family protein translates to MTYHQSLSRRGFLQGSAALAASLPMLGYAMPVQYDSLQGRFYKTLKIGMVGVKGSLVDKFRAAKDAGFDGIELSAPGFNIDEVNHAIQEVDFPVDGNVCAGHWGVRHTDPDPAVRAEALKTLKQALRDTHAIGGHTVLLVVGHGKDGTPEECWDRSVENIAQAVPLAAELGVHIAIENVWNQFLYDHDGNEKQSADLFIKYVDEFHSPWVGMQFDIGNHWKYGNAAEWIEQLDHRIIKLDVKGFSRKDDKFTKIGEGDIDWPAIQKALLKINFQGWCAAEVGGGDLERLKEVSANMDKAFGLV, encoded by the coding sequence ATGACGTATCATCAATCACTCAGCCGTCGAGGTTTTCTGCAAGGTTCTGCTGCCCTGGCCGCGTCCCTTCCTATGCTCGGCTACGCCATGCCTGTTCAATACGACTCTCTTCAGGGGAGATTCTACAAGACCCTCAAAATCGGCATGGTTGGCGTGAAGGGCTCGCTGGTCGATAAGTTTCGAGCCGCTAAAGATGCTGGATTTGATGGCATTGAACTCAGCGCTCCCGGCTTCAATATCGATGAAGTTAATCACGCCATTCAGGAAGTTGATTTTCCTGTCGATGGAAACGTTTGTGCGGGGCATTGGGGAGTGCGACATACAGACCCAGACCCTGCCGTCCGAGCTGAAGCCCTGAAAACTCTCAAGCAGGCCTTACGGGATACACACGCCATCGGAGGGCATACGGTTCTATTGGTTGTTGGACATGGAAAAGATGGAACCCCCGAGGAATGCTGGGATCGTTCCGTCGAGAACATTGCTCAGGCGGTTCCGCTGGCTGCAGAACTCGGTGTTCACATTGCCATTGAAAATGTCTGGAATCAATTCTTGTACGATCACGACGGCAACGAAAAACAATCCGCCGATTTGTTCATCAAATATGTCGATGAATTCCATTCCCCATGGGTTGGCATGCAGTTCGATATTGGCAACCACTGGAAATACGGAAATGCAGCCGAGTGGATCGAGCAACTCGACCATCGCATCATTAAACTTGATGTGAAAGGCTTCTCCCGCAAAGACGATAAGTTCACAAAAATCGGTGAAGGCGATATCGACTGGCCTGCGATTCAAAAAGCTCTGCTGAAAATCAATTTCCAGGGCTGGTGTGCCGCCGAAGTCGGCGGAGGGGATTTGGAACGCCTCAAAGAAGTCTCTGCGAATATGGACAAAGCTTTTGGTTTGGTTTGA